A stretch of Candidatus Sulfotelmatobacter sp. DNA encodes these proteins:
- a CDS encoding universal stress protein → MTLIPVHPIGALIAIVIVAIVVSTIYWMLHPPQAAADIVAAEAEHALAEMVDSIVVVFSEDIHSEHMMVLAARLARRERAELFALYVIEVPLILAQGAQMPDEDRRGYAALAAAEAIAQHNGVTIRTELLHARQIAPAVLEIAKREQANMIVMGAYREGRYSGAPLGRTIEQIAASAQCDVLIGVPGPMGRMMGVRRAAVDTAGVPPPH, encoded by the coding sequence GTGACCTTGATCCCGGTCCATCCGATCGGCGCGCTGATCGCGATCGTGATCGTGGCGATCGTCGTGTCGACGATCTACTGGATGCTGCATCCGCCGCAGGCGGCCGCCGACATCGTCGCCGCGGAGGCCGAGCACGCCTTGGCCGAGATGGTCGACAGCATCGTGGTCGTCTTCTCCGAAGACATCCACTCCGAGCACATGATGGTGTTGGCCGCGCGTTTGGCGCGGCGCGAGCGCGCCGAGCTCTTCGCCCTGTACGTGATCGAAGTGCCGCTGATCCTCGCGCAGGGCGCGCAGATGCCCGACGAGGACCGGCGTGGCTACGCGGCGCTGGCGGCCGCCGAAGCGATCGCGCAGCACAACGGCGTCACCATCCGCACCGAGTTGCTTCACGCGCGTCAGATCGCACCGGCGGTGCTCGAGATCGCCAAGCGCGAGCAGGCCAATATGATCGTCATGGGTGCCTACCGCGAGGGGCGCTACAGCGGCGCGCCGCTCGGCCGTACGATCGAGCAGATCGCCGCCAGCGCGCAGTGCGACGTGCTGATCGGCGTGCCGGGTCCGATGGGACGCATGATGGGCGTGCGCCGGGCCGCGGTCGACACGGCCGGTGTGCCGCCCCCGCACTAG
- a CDS encoding MATE family efflux transporter: MEGIAAIEHRDAGAALRRLAAPTALAMAGDQLLGIVDTIAIGTLGTGALAAITGAVSVFMAFWIGLFAFGTGLRIVGAQAIGAGNGERFGTIVRSSAVVPIAIALICALGSLAFGRPLMAAMLPAGTPVDAAARYLELRMLCLIPMAAGAMIVVAFATAGDARLAMRLLVVINAVHIPLVLVLALGAATHHPLGLTGAGISSLCAEIIGLAYTLVAAARRPELRILASARIEPALVRLTAALSWPEYVFLVLQLAPDPLTIFWLAPYGAQTVASFRALTLVSDLTWALPGSLGDASEIIVGQRIGAGDYAGVWAFQRAATRIALVLCALVGGVVAAFAWPLAALCTLNAGLASLAAGPLALHVGVTLPLKGYAMTVLAPIRAAGETRFVMVMGIGMVVLAVSGILLGIDVLHWGLWSVPFGWTMGWVLRAVVTSTRLRSGSWERRRIAT; encoded by the coding sequence GTGGAGGGAATCGCCGCGATCGAGCATCGCGACGCCGGCGCGGCGCTGCGACGCCTGGCCGCGCCCACGGCGCTGGCGATGGCCGGTGACCAGCTGCTGGGGATCGTCGACACGATCGCGATCGGCACGCTCGGCACCGGGGCACTGGCCGCCATCACCGGCGCCGTCAGCGTCTTCATGGCGTTCTGGATCGGGCTGTTCGCTTTCGGCACGGGCTTGCGGATCGTCGGCGCACAAGCGATCGGCGCCGGCAACGGCGAGCGCTTCGGCACGATCGTGCGCTCGTCGGCGGTGGTGCCGATCGCGATCGCCCTGATCTGCGCGCTCGGCTCGCTCGCGTTCGGCCGGCCCCTGATGGCGGCCATGCTGCCGGCCGGGACGCCGGTCGACGCGGCCGCGCGCTATCTCGAGCTGCGGATGCTGTGTCTGATCCCGATGGCGGCCGGCGCGATGATCGTGGTCGCGTTCGCGACCGCCGGCGACGCCCGTTTGGCGATGCGGCTCTTGGTGGTGATCAACGCGGTGCACATCCCGCTGGTGCTGGTGCTGGCGCTCGGCGCCGCGACGCATCATCCGCTCGGCTTGACCGGCGCCGGCATCTCGTCGCTGTGCGCGGAGATCATCGGCCTCGCGTACACGCTCGTCGCGGCGGCCCGCCGCCCGGAGCTGCGCATCCTGGCCAGCGCGCGCATCGAGCCGGCGCTGGTACGGCTGACGGCCGCGCTGAGCTGGCCCGAGTACGTGTTCCTGGTGCTGCAGCTGGCGCCGGACCCGCTGACGATCTTCTGGCTCGCCCCCTACGGTGCGCAGACCGTCGCCTCGTTTCGCGCGCTCACGCTCGTCAGCGACCTGACCTGGGCGCTGCCGGGCTCGCTGGGCGACGCCTCGGAGATCATCGTCGGTCAGCGCATCGGCGCCGGCGACTACGCCGGCGTGTGGGCGTTCCAGCGCGCCGCGACGCGCATCGCGCTGGTGCTGTGCGCGCTCGTCGGCGGCGTGGTCGCGGCGTTCGCCTGGCCACTGGCGGCGCTGTGCACGCTCAACGCCGGGTTGGCGTCGCTGGCCGCCGGCCCGCTCGCGTTGCACGTCGGCGTAACGTTACCGCTCAAGGGTTACGCGATGACCGTGCTGGCGCCGATCCGCGCCGCGGGCGAGACCCGCTTCGTGATGGTGATGGGAATCGGCATGGTCGTGCTGGCCGTGAGCGGGATCCTGCTCGGCATCGACGTGCTGCACTGGGGCCTGTGGTCGGTCCCGTTCGGGTGGACGATGGGCTGGGTGCTGCGCGCGGTCGTCACATCGACAAGGCTGCGTTCCGGATCGTGGGAGCGACGCCGTATCGCGACGTGA
- a CDS encoding PQQ-binding-like beta-propeller repeat protein has product MGPGSSDYTTADATNWVLPAHDYSDNRYVTESEITPANVSGLKTAWTAPIDARGPLEVSPIVYNGTMYVSSSHNDVYALDAATGKQKWHFHYNPHVIAFSANRGVALVGDKVYEATLDGHLIALNAATGKVVWNVVAAHDLTNTFYTMQPVPYKNMLLLGASNGDWGGIGYISAFDQATGKRIWDWYTIPGPGRAGHNTWAGDSWKRGGGAIWSGVAIDPESGTLYVDCGNPQPDFLGTIRKGSNLYTNSMVALDISGAKPKIKWFQQFIPHDTHDWDPAMPPVLFSGTVGGASRKLVAAGDKGGNFFVLDAATGKVVYHVAVSTQKGQNTQPDRAGDIACPNTNGGVEFNGASYLPETNAFYIPSVDQCGLWKSNGTATYIAGQFYLGGGFPSLVGPSTGWMSALDISTGKFMWRKHLAFPQIGGALTTSSGIVFTGGVNGDFTAYDAKTGNVLWHYATGHTIQAPAGTYMAGGKRYVVVANGPAGVNFADPRFGKGAPTLEGTYTHPVTAQITAFTL; this is encoded by the coding sequence ATGGGTCCAGGGTCGTCGGACTACACCACCGCCGACGCGACCAACTGGGTTCTGCCCGCTCACGATTACAGCGACAACCGTTACGTCACCGAGTCGGAGATCACACCCGCGAACGTCAGCGGTCTCAAGACCGCCTGGACTGCGCCGATCGACGCGCGCGGGCCGCTCGAAGTCTCGCCGATCGTCTACAACGGCACGATGTACGTCTCGTCCTCGCACAACGACGTCTACGCGCTCGACGCCGCGACCGGCAAACAGAAGTGGCACTTCCACTACAATCCGCACGTCATCGCGTTCTCGGCCAACCGCGGCGTCGCGCTGGTCGGCGACAAGGTCTACGAAGCGACGCTCGACGGACACCTGATCGCCCTCAACGCGGCGACCGGCAAGGTGGTCTGGAACGTCGTCGCCGCACACGACTTGACCAACACGTTCTACACGATGCAGCCCGTGCCGTATAAGAACATGCTGCTGCTGGGCGCCTCGAACGGCGACTGGGGCGGCATCGGGTACATCTCCGCCTTCGACCAGGCGACCGGCAAACGCATCTGGGATTGGTACACGATCCCGGGTCCGGGCCGAGCGGGTCACAACACCTGGGCCGGCGACTCCTGGAAGCGCGGCGGCGGCGCCATCTGGAGCGGCGTCGCGATCGATCCCGAGAGCGGCACGCTCTACGTGGATTGCGGCAACCCGCAGCCCGACTTCCTGGGCACGATCCGCAAGGGTTCGAACCTCTACACGAACTCGATGGTCGCGCTCGACATCAGCGGCGCCAAGCCGAAGATCAAATGGTTCCAGCAGTTCATCCCGCACGACACGCACGACTGGGATCCGGCGATGCCGCCGGTTCTCTTCAGCGGCACCGTCGGCGGCGCGTCGCGCAAGCTGGTCGCGGCCGGCGACAAGGGCGGCAACTTCTTCGTCCTCGACGCGGCGACCGGTAAGGTCGTCTATCACGTCGCGGTCAGCACGCAAAAGGGTCAGAACACGCAACCGGATCGCGCCGGCGACATCGCCTGCCCGAACACCAACGGCGGCGTCGAGTTCAACGGCGCGAGCTACTTGCCCGAGACGAACGCGTTCTACATCCCCAGCGTCGACCAGTGCGGGCTCTGGAAGTCGAACGGCACGGCGACCTACATCGCCGGCCAGTTCTACCTCGGCGGCGGCTTCCCGTCGCTGGTCGGCCCGAGCACCGGCTGGATGAGCGCGCTCGACATCAGCACCGGCAAGTTCATGTGGCGCAAGCACCTCGCGTTCCCGCAAATCGGTGGCGCGCTGACCACCTCGAGCGGGATCGTCTTCACCGGCGGCGTCAACGGCGACTTCACGGCGTACGACGCGAAAACCGGGAACGTGCTCTGGCACTACGCGACCGGTCACACGATCCAGGCGCCTGCGGGAACCTACATGGCCGGCGGGAAGCGGTACGTCGTGGTCGCCAACGGCCCGGCGGGTGTCAACTTCGCGGATCCGCGCTTCGGCAAGGGAGCGCCGACACTCGAAGGGACGTACACGCACCCGGTGACCGCGCAGATCACCGCCTTCACGCTGTAG
- a CDS encoding c-type cytochrome, protein MRTIALALIAVLACTGAAPAAVPDAHADALAALADIRAAVGEIVHIENSYAVGHATYLRAAHRAMNALVGRHDDGYLASAGDPGDGVGTLGHLDHMLDQTASYAWTPAVEGAKANVLAAAADIQAALGDKEMEDYETDLTRTLANLALVVGHGSDDGVLGGLRGAIANTTLGVPSGATTVSGCAVPTRTPAYGVVGQHLAYVAVPEHAASVGVPAELSIRRIVVRSGALLLYTRSADESASLCRHADAGRPAATRLQRVRDVVAIRATATATPPFTAAQAHAGAGVYRQYCIQCHGADLQGTAGPSVAGKDFLHTAQINKWSLSDVRTVVVDNMPFSNPGSLTPVQYANVLAFLMASNCYKAGATPFPTKDNPGFKAIKIGSGTSVKPTNPTLGTCAVR, encoded by the coding sequence ATGCGCACGATCGCCCTTGCACTGATCGCCGTCCTCGCCTGTACCGGCGCGGCTCCGGCAGCGGTCCCCGACGCCCACGCCGACGCGCTCGCCGCGCTGGCCGACATCCGGGCCGCGGTCGGGGAGATCGTGCACATCGAGAACAGCTACGCCGTCGGTCATGCCACCTATCTGCGCGCCGCGCATCGTGCGATGAACGCGCTGGTCGGGCGGCATGACGACGGCTATCTGGCCTCGGCGGGTGATCCCGGGGACGGGGTCGGCACGCTGGGCCATCTCGACCACATGCTCGACCAGACGGCCTCCTATGCCTGGACGCCGGCGGTCGAAGGCGCCAAGGCCAACGTCCTCGCCGCCGCCGCCGACATTCAAGCGGCGCTCGGCGACAAGGAGATGGAAGACTACGAGACCGACCTGACGCGCACGCTGGCCAACCTCGCGCTCGTCGTCGGCCACGGTTCGGACGACGGCGTGCTGGGCGGCCTGCGCGGCGCGATCGCCAACACGACGCTCGGCGTGCCGAGCGGCGCGACGACGGTCTCCGGCTGCGCCGTACCCACCCGCACCCCCGCGTATGGCGTCGTCGGCCAGCACTTGGCCTACGTCGCGGTGCCGGAGCACGCCGCGTCGGTCGGCGTGCCGGCCGAGCTGAGCATTCGCCGCATCGTCGTCCGCTCGGGTGCGCTGCTGCTCTACACGCGTTCCGCCGACGAGAGCGCCTCGCTCTGCCGCCACGCCGACGCCGGTCGGCCCGCGGCGACGCGCCTGCAGCGCGTCCGCGACGTCGTCGCCATCCGTGCGACGGCAACCGCGACGCCGCCGTTCACCGCGGCGCAAGCGCACGCCGGTGCCGGCGTCTATCGGCAGTACTGCATCCAGTGCCACGGCGCCGACCTGCAGGGCACCGCCGGACCGTCGGTCGCCGGCAAAGACTTCCTCCACACCGCGCAGATCAACAAGTGGAGCCTGTCCGACGTGCGCACCGTGGTCGTCGACAACATGCCGTTCTCGAATCCCGGCTCGTTGACGCCGGTGCAGTACGCGAACGTGCTCGCGTTCTTGATGGCGTCGAACTGCTACAAAGCCGGGGCGACGCCGTTCCCGACCAAAGACAACCCGGGCTTCAAGGCGATCAAGATCGGATCCGGGACCAGCGTCAAGCCGACGAATCCGACCTTGGGCACCTGCGCGGTGCGCTAG
- a CDS encoding DUF5069 domain-containing protein, protein MGPLDLTKQKPRGPREMLAGLVFMPRTVDKLRAEQPGGDMGAYLNRPDGLSAYMCKKVGLDMDDLRAQVARAQDEAELEVWLQGRLDPVAVAEVNSKMPQLGIHKLNDENVARVKHYHPILNERPDLVYFFDIFEADEA, encoded by the coding sequence ATGGGACCGTTGGACCTCACCAAGCAGAAGCCGCGCGGGCCGCGCGAGATGCTGGCCGGGCTCGTCTTCATGCCGCGCACGGTCGACAAGCTGCGCGCGGAACAGCCCGGCGGCGACATGGGCGCGTACCTGAACCGCCCGGACGGGCTGAGCGCCTACATGTGCAAGAAGGTCGGCCTCGACATGGACGATCTGCGCGCGCAGGTCGCGCGTGCGCAGGACGAGGCCGAGCTCGAAGTCTGGCTGCAGGGTCGGCTCGACCCCGTCGCGGTCGCCGAAGTCAATTCGAAGATGCCGCAACTCGGCATTCACAAGCTCAACGACGAGAACGTCGCGCGGGTGAAGCACTATCACCCGATCTTGAACGAGCGGCCCGACCTGGTCTACTTCTTCGACATCTTCGAGGCCGACGAGGCCTAG
- a CDS encoding radical SAM protein, producing the protein MLVQPLVLSILTTRRCTAACDHCCVGAGPKATDAIPIPRIHALLDEALAVPSIQRIGFSGGETFLLGDDLDDLIRHATSNGFHTRALSNGYWAKDAPTAMARVATLREAGLRELMLSTGTFHQRFVPPARVLHAARAAAEAGILTRVSVETCDQSTVDPNAVREALADLIARKLVFVGADPWITDAGGRGQAALSHEALLAEGAGDAASGPCVQIMNVLTVTPRQELLACCGYPMEELPRLRIASVANLTLAEAIANTPDSLFKMWLHVAGPSGIAEFVARYLPGFTLPPSASICQSCATIQRDARSMAIISAHAAEIARDLATHFQLSLHRNGSRSHRRESP; encoded by the coding sequence GTGCTCGTCCAGCCTTTGGTCCTCTCGATCCTCACCACCCGGCGCTGCACGGCCGCCTGCGACCACTGTTGCGTGGGCGCCGGCCCGAAGGCGACCGACGCGATCCCGATCCCGCGCATCCACGCGCTGCTCGACGAGGCGCTCGCGGTACCGTCGATCCAACGCATCGGCTTCAGCGGCGGTGAGACGTTCCTGCTCGGCGACGATCTCGACGACCTGATCCGCCACGCGACCTCGAACGGCTTCCACACCCGCGCGCTGAGCAACGGTTACTGGGCCAAGGACGCCCCCACCGCGATGGCGCGGGTCGCGACGCTGCGCGAAGCCGGCCTGCGCGAGCTGATGCTCTCGACCGGGACGTTCCACCAGCGCTTCGTCCCACCGGCCCGCGTCCTGCACGCGGCCCGCGCCGCCGCCGAGGCCGGCATCCTGACCCGCGTCTCGGTCGAGACCTGCGACCAGTCGACGGTCGACCCGAACGCCGTACGCGAGGCGCTGGCCGACCTCATCGCACGCAAGCTCGTGTTCGTCGGCGCCGATCCCTGGATCACCGACGCCGGCGGCCGCGGCCAGGCCGCGCTCAGCCACGAAGCGCTGCTCGCCGAGGGCGCGGGGGACGCCGCCAGCGGCCCGTGCGTGCAGATCATGAACGTCCTGACGGTGACGCCGCGCCAAGAGCTACTGGCGTGCTGCGGCTACCCCATGGAGGAGTTGCCGCGCCTCCGCATCGCCTCGGTCGCGAATCTGACGCTCGCCGAGGCGATCGCGAACACGCCGGATTCGCTGTTCAAGATGTGGCTGCACGTCGCCGGCCCATCCGGCATCGCCGAGTTCGTGGCTCGATACCTGCCGGGTTTCACGCTGCCACCGTCGGCTTCGATTTGTCAGTCTTGCGCCACGATACAGCGGGACGCGCGATCGATGGCCATCATCTCGGCTCACGCTGCCGAAATCGCTCGAGACCTCGCCACGCATTTTCAGCTCTCGCTTCACCGCAACGGTTCGCGCTCGCACCGAAGGGAATCACCATGA
- a CDS encoding phage tail protein produces MADTPVGTIAAFAGPGPGTAAWENATGWLLCDGRSLQRTTLDYSALFNAIGSSWGGDGVDAFNVPDLRGLFLRGVDGGAGRDPDVASRTAIAPGGHAGDAVGSLEGDQIRQHAHPASITPNPHQHQSLAPQGQGGSERGGREGLGWVDTSATSLTVTVDGFGGSETRPVNASVFWIIRYK; encoded by the coding sequence ATGGCTGACACACCGGTCGGAACTATCGCGGCGTTTGCTGGTCCGGGGCCCGGAACGGCGGCTTGGGAGAACGCAACTGGCTGGCTCTTGTGCGACGGTCGTTCGTTGCAGCGCACGACACTGGACTACTCCGCACTCTTCAACGCGATCGGGAGCTCGTGGGGCGGCGACGGCGTCGACGCGTTCAACGTGCCTGACCTGCGGGGGCTCTTCCTGCGCGGCGTCGATGGTGGCGCCGGCCGTGATCCGGACGTCGCAAGTCGAACGGCGATCGCTCCCGGCGGCCATGCCGGCGATGCGGTCGGATCACTGGAAGGCGATCAAATTCGGCAGCACGCCCATCCGGCGTCGATCACACCGAACCCGCACCAGCACCAATCGCTGGCGCCTCAGGGACAAGGCGGCTCTGAACGAGGCGGCCGAGAAGGACTGGGCTGGGTGGACACCAGCGCCACGTCGCTCACCGTGACCGTCGACGGCTTCGGCGGGAGCGAAACACGGCCGGTCAACGCGTCGGTCTTTTGGATCATCCGGTACAAGTAA
- a CDS encoding ABC transporter permease, protein MSTQQTAEQLTVNADEAAKKRRRGALLRTGGLTIALLVVVVVVNAMTRGEFLTPSNLTNVLRQISVNAIMAVGQTFVIITAGIDLSVGSLVALTSVVMAIVANAVHLPAPLAFLVTLIVGIAVGCAAGWINALPVVRLNLPPFITTLAMMQVARGLAYILANGQPIPLVDASPYSWLGISGILAGPLGPSGIPYQVLVMGVVAIVFAIVLGRTAFGRYVIADGGNEEAARLAGIDVRKVKARVYMISGGCAALAGLLLMSRFASGSPQNGVGYELQAIAAVVVGGTSLMGGRGSIVGTFFGALLIGVLNNVMDLLNIDSYAQLIVLGVVILLAVVADELRKRYLASR, encoded by the coding sequence ATGTCGACCCAGCAGACCGCCGAGCAACTGACGGTCAACGCCGACGAGGCGGCCAAGAAGCGGCGCCGCGGCGCGCTGCTGCGCACGGGCGGGCTGACGATCGCGCTCCTCGTCGTCGTGGTCGTCGTCAACGCGATGACGCGCGGAGAGTTTCTCACCCCCAGCAACCTGACCAACGTGCTGCGGCAGATCAGCGTCAACGCGATCATGGCCGTCGGCCAGACCTTCGTCATCATCACGGCGGGGATCGATCTCTCGGTCGGCTCGCTGGTCGCGTTGACCAGCGTCGTGATGGCGATCGTCGCGAACGCGGTCCACCTGCCGGCGCCGCTGGCGTTTCTCGTCACGCTGATCGTCGGAATCGCGGTCGGCTGCGCGGCGGGTTGGATCAACGCGCTTCCGGTCGTGCGGTTGAACCTGCCGCCGTTCATCACGACGCTGGCGATGATGCAAGTCGCACGCGGTCTCGCGTACATCCTGGCGAACGGCCAACCGATTCCGCTGGTCGATGCGAGCCCGTACAGCTGGCTGGGCATCAGCGGCATCCTGGCCGGACCCCTCGGGCCGTCCGGCATCCCCTACCAGGTCTTGGTGATGGGGGTGGTCGCGATCGTCTTCGCCATCGTGCTCGGCCGCACGGCGTTCGGCCGCTACGTCATCGCCGACGGCGGCAACGAAGAGGCCGCGCGGCTGGCCGGGATCGACGTGCGCAAGGTCAAGGCGCGCGTCTACATGATCTCCGGCGGCTGCGCGGCGCTGGCGGGCTTGCTGCTCATGTCGCGCTTCGCCTCCGGCTCGCCGCAGAACGGCGTCGGCTACGAGCTGCAGGCCATCGCCGCGGTCGTCGTCGGCGGCACCTCGCTGATGGGCGGCCGCGGTTCGATCGTCGGCACGTTCTTCGGCGCGCTGCTGATCGGCGTGCTCAACAACGTGATGGACCTGCTCAACATCGACTCGTACGCGCAGCTGATCGTCCTGGGCGTGGTGATCCTGCTGGCGGTCGTCGCCGATGAGTTGCGCAAGCGGTATCTGGCCAGTCGCTGA
- a CDS encoding sugar ABC transporter ATP-binding protein, which translates to MNGPAGSVPLLRMTGIVKTFPGVRALDGVSFEVAAGEVHALVGENGAGKSTLMKILAGAQPADSGEIAIDGKAVTIDGPRAAEQLGIGMIYQEFNLVPDLGVIENVVLGNEPRRGMFLDRAAALAEAKRVLTELRIALPLDVPARKLTVAQQQLTEIAKCLVRHARLIVMDEPTAALSDRETDALFALIGALKAQGVAFVYISHRLEELPRIADRITVLRDGRAIETRATADLPQDEMIRLMVGRPLANHFPDLPPVAADAKVVLDVRDLAADAGVPIAEVSFSVRAGEIVGLAGLVGAGRTDIVRAIAGADVPRHGTITVDGTRVVVRSPQSAIKAGIVLITEDRKAQGLVLGMTVRENTTLAHLRQYERGPFIDRAAENAIAAQEIAELHIRTPSAEQLVRNLSGGNQQKVVLAKWLIGQARVFLFDEPTRGIDVGAKAEIYALMVELLRQGAAIVMVSSELPEVLGMSHRILVVRGGRIRAELARAEATPAAVIAVATGVAA; encoded by the coding sequence GTGAACGGACCGGCCGGCTCGGTGCCGCTGTTGCGGATGACGGGGATCGTGAAGACGTTTCCCGGTGTCCGCGCGCTCGACGGCGTCAGCTTCGAGGTCGCCGCCGGCGAAGTACACGCGCTCGTCGGCGAGAACGGCGCGGGCAAGTCGACGCTGATGAAGATCCTGGCCGGTGCGCAGCCGGCCGACAGCGGTGAGATCGCCATCGACGGCAAGGCCGTCACGATCGACGGGCCGCGAGCGGCCGAGCAGCTCGGCATCGGGATGATCTACCAGGAGTTCAACCTCGTCCCCGATCTGGGCGTGATCGAGAACGTCGTGCTCGGCAACGAGCCGCGCCGCGGTATGTTTCTCGACCGCGCGGCGGCCCTGGCCGAAGCCAAACGCGTGCTGACGGAGCTGCGGATCGCGTTGCCGCTCGACGTCCCCGCGCGCAAGCTGACCGTCGCGCAGCAGCAGCTCACCGAGATCGCGAAGTGCCTGGTGCGCCACGCGCGGCTGATCGTGATGGACGAGCCGACCGCCGCGCTGAGCGACCGCGAGACCGACGCGCTGTTCGCGCTGATCGGCGCACTGAAAGCACAGGGCGTCGCCTTCGTCTACATCTCGCATCGGCTCGAGGAGCTCCCGCGCATCGCCGACCGCATCACCGTCCTGCGCGACGGGCGCGCGATCGAGACGCGCGCCACCGCCGATCTGCCGCAGGACGAGATGATCCGGCTGATGGTCGGCCGGCCGCTCGCCAACCACTTCCCCGACCTCCCGCCGGTCGCCGCCGATGCCAAGGTCGTGCTCGACGTGCGCGATTTGGCGGCCGACGCCGGCGTGCCGATCGCCGAGGTCTCGTTCAGCGTCCGTGCCGGCGAGATCGTCGGCTTGGCGGGGCTGGTCGGCGCGGGTCGCACCGACATCGTGCGCGCGATAGCCGGTGCCGACGTGCCGCGGCACGGCACGATCACCGTGGACGGGACGCGCGTCGTCGTGCGCTCGCCCCAGAGCGCGATCAAGGCCGGCATCGTCCTGATCACCGAGGATCGCAAGGCGCAAGGACTCGTGCTCGGCATGACCGTGCGCGAGAATACGACCCTCGCGCACCTGCGGCAGTACGAGCGCGGCCCGTTCATCGACCGCGCGGCGGAAAACGCGATCGCCGCGCAAGAGATCGCCGAGCTACACATTCGCACGCCGTCCGCCGAGCAGCTGGTGCGCAATCTGTCCGGAGGCAACCAGCAGAAAGTCGTGCTCGCGAAATGGCTGATCGGCCAGGCGCGGGTGTTTCTCTTCGACGAGCCCACGCGCGGCATCGACGTCGGCGCCAAAGCGGAGATCTATGCCTTGATGGTCGAGCTGTTGCGGCAGGGCGCCGCGATCGTGATGGTGTCGAGCGAGCTGCCGGAGGTGCTCGGGATGTCGCACCGGATCCTGGTCGTGCGCGGCGGGCGCATCCGGGCCGAGCTCGCGCGCGCCGAGGCGACGCCGGCGGCCGTCATCGCGGTCGCGACCGGAGTCGCCGCCTGA
- a CDS encoding substrate-binding domain-containing protein, whose protein sequence is MLLACACAVLVAGCTSSTQSGSSSSASSAPAASGAPAAGGAKTIGVSIQNREAQFYQDMEAGMKAEAAKYGYTVNVVDASRDNAKQQSQVEDFISQKVDAIVLTPYDSQAIGSAIVEANNAHIPVFTADIASQSKNGVVVSHIASDNVQGGAQAGALMCKAVGGSGTVAILDEPEVTSVQDRVRGFKQALAKDCPGVTVVADIDGGGERAKASSAMDDILQSHHGLKGVFGINDDSALGAATAVNAAGLKGKVAVVGYDASPEARTAIANGSMVGDAIQYPKQIGAKTIDAIHDYFSGKTPPKLVPVPVGTYTKASAGG, encoded by the coding sequence TTGCTTCTCGCGTGCGCGTGCGCGGTGCTCGTCGCCGGCTGTACCTCCTCGACGCAGTCCGGGAGCTCGTCGAGCGCTTCCTCCGCCCCGGCCGCGTCGGGCGCCCCCGCCGCGGGCGGCGCCAAGACGATCGGCGTCTCGATCCAAAACCGGGAGGCCCAGTTCTACCAGGACATGGAGGCCGGCATGAAAGCCGAGGCTGCCAAGTACGGCTATACGGTCAACGTCGTGGACGCCTCGCGCGACAACGCCAAGCAACAGAGCCAAGTCGAGGACTTCATCTCGCAGAAGGTCGACGCGATCGTCCTCACGCCGTACGACTCGCAGGCCATCGGCAGCGCGATCGTCGAGGCGAACAACGCCCATATCCCGGTCTTCACCGCCGACATCGCCAGCCAGTCCAAGAACGGCGTCGTGGTCTCGCACATCGCCAGCGACAACGTCCAAGGCGGCGCGCAGGCCGGGGCGCTCATGTGCAAGGCCGTCGGCGGCAGCGGGACGGTCGCGATCCTCGACGAGCCGGAGGTCACCTCGGTTCAGGACCGGGTGCGCGGCTTCAAGCAGGCCCTGGCCAAGGACTGCCCCGGCGTGACCGTCGTCGCCGACATCGACGGCGGCGGCGAGCGGGCGAAGGCGTCGTCGGCGATGGACGACATCCTGCAGTCACACCACGGTCTCAAGGGCGTGTTCGGAATCAACGACGACTCGGCGCTGGGCGCGGCGACGGCCGTGAACGCCGCCGGCCTCAAAGGCAAGGTCGCCGTCGTCGGCTACGACGCATCGCCCGAGGCGCGCACGGCGATCGCGAACGGCTCGATGGTCGGCGACGCGATCCAATACCCCAAGCAGATCGGTGCCAAGACGATCGACGCGATCCACGACTACTTCAGCGGCAAGACGCCGCCGAAGCTCGTCCCGGTCCCGGTCGGGACGTACACGAAGGCCAGCGCCGGCGGCTGA